The genomic window TGTGACAAATTGCTGTGCTCTGAGATTGGAAGTATTCCTTGGAGGGAAATGTACAGTTTCAAGtcccaggaagaagagagagtggTTTTCATGAAATAGGTGTGTGGATGCCGATAGGAATCCCCAGATGCCAACTGCATTGTTCCACGGGAACATCTGTCGATCCAAGATTTGGGGATAAACTTTCTCAAGTGACTGTAGGAAGCAGTGTACACACACACCAGTGTTAGAAATAAGCAAACGCAGCAACTGTTCCCAATTAGAATTGGAATTCAGAGCTCTTGAgtaggtttttatttcatttatttttttatgtttatgtatttttgagagcgagagtgagagagcacaaacggggggaggggcagagagagagggagacagagaatccgaagcaggctgaaggctcggagctgtcagcacaaagcccgacgcagggctcgaacccatggacagcaagatcatgacctgagcagaagtcggacgcttaaccgaccgaaccacccagggcAGCCTGGTTGGCTCAGAGGGTGGAGCgagtgactcttgacctcagggttgtgagttggagccccacattgggtgcagagattactttttttaaaagtctttaaaatttttgaaaaatgaacataaaatctATTGGGCAAGAGCAGAAGCCACCAGTTAAGAGCCTCTGATTTGCTGGCTCTTGACATTTTGGTGGCTGTCATTTGAGGCCAAGCCTTTCTTTTGTCATTGGTTCCAAAAGAAATCCTCGTCTTTACTGATGAGTAGAAAGGAGGCAACATGATGGATGTACTttcaacttaaaatattaatgaaggggtgcctggttggctcagttggttagtctgactcttggtttcggctcaggtcatgatctcatggtttatgagttcaagccccacactgggctctgtgctgacagctgggagcctgcttgggattctctctctcggtccctcccctgttcattctctatctctctctctctctcaaaaataaatatataggggcgcctgggtggctcagtcggttaagcggccgacttcggctcaggtcatgatctcgcggtccatgagttcgagccccgcctcgggctctgtgctgacagctcagagcctggagcctgtttcggattctgtgtctccctctctctgcccctcccctgttcatgctctctgtctctctctgtctcaaaaataaataaacgttaaaaaaaattaaaaaaaataaatatataaacattttctaaaaaggaTATTAATAGAGACTGTCGGAGACTGTGTTTCAGAATTCAGTCTTACTTTTCAGAGCTGTGAACTGTAGGGGACCCGTACACGTGGCGTTGCTTATTCCTCAGAATTGCAAAGCCACCTGTGGCCCATTGGGTGGATCTCCATGGCCCTCCAGAGAGCAGAATCCCGCACCAAAGGTTCATGGGGCGTGCGCAGGGATGCTTGTATCCGGGAGCAAATCTACGTCTCCAAacagcctccctgggcctctctgGGGGAGTCCTTGGGCCTGGCTTTCAAAGACCCATATAAAGCCCATGTAAGATCCAAGACTTGGGTAAGTCTATACTGCTTCTGGGTCCTGGATGGTTGTGGCTGTGGAAACAACTTGAAATTCCTTGTCGTGACTCTCCTAAtccttgtgtatttctttttctgcatttccttctatgcgaggcagagaggtggggcgggggggaagatgaagaagagtgagagggaaagaggacgggggctgagaagggaaggggaccTTATGACAAggaagaggaggggcgcctgggtggttcagtcagttgagcatccgacttcagctcgggtcatgatctcgttgcccatgggttcgagccctgcgtcaagctctgtgctgatggctcagagcctggagcctgcttcggattctgtgtcttcctctctctctgcccctcccccactcatgctctgtctctctctctgtcaaaaaaaataaacatttaaaaaaaatttaaggaagaggaggagagaaggaggagtcTGGGGATGCTggagaaaaagagggggaggagaaggaggagggacgAGCAGTGGTTGGGGCTCTAAAATCCTGAGGATGAGCTGGTCAACCAGCAGTCCCTGAGAGGAGGAACATGGTCCTGCACGTGGTGTTTTTGCTGCTCTGGGTCTGCTGGCTTCACAGTGTGTTTGGTCAAGACTATGAAGGTGAGTAGCAATGTTCCAGCATCGGGGTGGACATTTAAAAAccaagtcttggggcgcctggggggctcagtcggttgggcgcccaactggctcaggtcatgatctcacagtttgtgggttcgagccccacatcgggctctgtgctgacagctcagagcctagagcctacttccaattctgtctctccctctctctctgaccctcccctgctcatgctctgtctctctctctctctctcaaaaataaataagcgttaaaatattttaagtgcctTATTAGCGTCTTTGAAAATGGAACTGAGTTTTGGCAAGTCTGTTTTAACCCTTTACCAAAATCCTGTGGCCTTCGACAGTTGTAAATAACACAATAAGAAACTTCATTATGGATGCATTTCTTACACATTTCATGGGGGTTACACGTAGttgtgaaacaattttttttttgtttttgcaaaatggcaaaaaaaaaaaatgatggtgttGCATGTCCTATTTGTAAGTATTCTTCAGGACATCTTTGCCCTGAAACATAAATCAAATGCAGcatggataaatatttttttagaacaaGATGTCCTCAGTGTGACCATGaccactgctttcttttctttcttttttttaatgtttttatttatttttgagagaatgagacacagagcgagcaggggaggtgcagagagagaaatagagagagggagacacagaatccaaagcaaggctccaggctccgagctgtcaacacagagcccgacgtggagttCCAAcgcacgaacctcgagatcatgacctgagccaaagtcagatgctcaacagactgagccacctcgggGGGCCCCCACCACCTCTTTCTTATCTGTTAGAATGTTCGTTTTATGCTGCTGGGAAAATAACACTTTTGTCTCAGAAGTGGATTCTTTCATGAGATATCACTTTTGTGGgtacatgagaaaaagaaaacatgagcacAAGAAGCTGGCTAAGACGGTCCTAAAATTTCTCCCCTTTCGGTGCCGGGCCTCCTGAATTACCAACATCACATTTTCCCACTGTCTGGATGCCGTCCAGAGTCTGGGTGATTGTAACACTTCTCAGAAGAATGCGCGTAAGAATGAAGACCCACCGGTTCTGGGCACCTTAGCTGGTCTTTCCATTTAACGTGGTGCTAAGTCTACTTCTGAGACTTTGGAAATGTTTACTCACACTGTCCATCTCCCTTTGCAAGTATCTGTTTCCCGGAGGCTAGGAGGGCCCTGTGGTTGTCTCTAGGGGTTTCTTTTGAGCCCCTGACACGCAGGCTACAAGTGTTGACGCTGTCCTTTGGCTACTGTCATAGGCACAATAACCCACATTGGCTACTGTGGGCACAATGACCACGTCCCCACGGCAACCCGGCCTGCGGACAAGATGCCATCGGAAATAAGGGGCACTCTGATTCCAGAGACGAACCAGGAAAAGCGTGCGTTTTAGCATCTTAGAAAGAATGAGATGGGTGGTTCGGATCCCGCCAGGCACACGGGATGGTGCAGACATTAAGTGGCAGGAGTGCCTCCATTCATGCTCCTGGCTAGTGGGAAGACAGGAGACAGATGAGCCCTACGAGcatacccctccccccactccccgcaTGCCCCTCATGAGAACGGAGATGTGATTGACCTGGCGAGGCTTCACAGAGGGCTTGGTTGAGTGACCTTATTCCAGGACTAGAAATTTGCCATGCACGAAGTGTAATTTCCCCGCGGATACAAGCTGTTGGGGTGCACTCAGGGATTAGGTGACACTGGGGTCCCTTTGGGGaggacggcacagagcctgatgcagggctcgaacccacggaaccgtgagaccatggcctgagccgaaaccaagagtgggaggctcaaccgactgagccacccaggcgccccttagcaaAGGTTTGCACTAAAATACTAATCTTGCATTGCAAGAGCCTTTATTATTTTATCGGGGTGAGGTGGAAAGATAGTCGGGCGCTCCTGGAGGCCCCCTACTGGCTGAAGGCTGagcaccctcccaccctcctgtaTTCCACCTCCCTCCTGCAAGGGGCTCCAAAGTCCCCCTcgccgccaccccctccccccgcccccccccccccccccccccccccgccaccaccactTGCCCTCTCTGGCTCCAGCCTGAGTTTCATCTGTGACCTCAGACAAGGTTCTGAGCCTCGGCTGCTCTGGAACAGGAGGAGAATGATTCTTATTGCCCCCAACACTCCAGGGATGCCACCCGGAATGGGCAAGGTTGAGAAGGGGgttgcctggggtgcctgggtggctcagtcggttaaccttccagcctcagctcaggtcatgatctcatggctggtgggttccagtcccgagtcccgcgcgtcgggctctgtactgatggctcagagcccagagcccgctttggattctatgtctccctctctctctctgcccctcccccacttgtgctctgcctctctctgtctctcaaaaaataaacgttaaaaaaaaaagaaatgagatcgcGAGATCACATggccattctatttttaattttttgagcaacctccctactgttttccattttccatagcagctgcactattttacattcccagcacgAGTTCTCCATAATTCTTTGCTGTTATGATTAGatcaggttttcttttaaaaatctttaacctGTTGTATTATGGAAACGTTCCCACAGACTCAAAAGAATTGTCAATGTCCTCTCCCCCGTGGAGGGCAGACAGAATTTCTAGTGTTAAGCCGAATGGTGTGCTGGGTGCTTGATGTGCATAATACATATGGTCCTCATAACAAGCCCATGAGGTAGGTACAATTAGCgccctcattttatagaagagaatctgaggcacagaggggttgaGTCGTGTCCCCAGAGCCACACAGCTAGCTGGGGACAACTGAGCTAGAGATTCTGAGAAAGCATATTTCTTTAGCCACATCTCTTCACTGTCAATTTATATTCTGAATGTGTCCTCCAACTGGAATCCTTCCTGGTGATAGGTGTGAAAAAGTAAGTCATCTCGCATCGCCTTCTTTATGCCATGTTTCCtgctcccagaaaaaaaaaaaaaagtttcatgttTTATACAGGTTGCCAGTTCAACGGTTACAGGCAAAAACACATCCATTGAGATCCTGTCTCTGTTCCGATCTTAGAAAAGAGCGGTTGAAGATCTGCGAACAACAGACAATCCGTTTATGATGAAATGCCCTAGCACTTTCTGTGAGATTTCTTGTAATTTCAATACTTGCCCGATACCAGAGTCTCCTAAACTGGAATTCTGGAGCAGTTGCTAGTGGATATAAGTTCTCTATTGTTTGTGAAAATTAATTGCAAACTTGAACCTCATCAGGGAGAAAATAATAACGATTATCGTAAGGAAAGAAATCCTTTCTGCAATGAAAGAGTTGCCTTATGGTACATGCTTGCTATGTGCCATGTACTGTGCAGAGCCCGGATGTATGTTTTTATTCAACATTCATAACAAACCTGTGACTTTGACCTGCAAAGACCTTTCCTTAACAGATGCTAAAACTAATTTGATCTTATTCTAAAAGCCAAGGACAgatcagtaaatgtttgcttccATTGGTACCTTTCAGATAGtactaaaaagaaatagaataaaacaaaacagaaaagaagagtgAAGGTGTAAAACATGTTTTCCCTCCTAtattgtggtttatttttgtaGGAAGGTATGGAAAAAgtaagtcatttatttttgcctacttattttcttaatttttattttatttatttttgagaaagagagagagagagagagagggagaatcccaaacaggctgcacgctatcagtgcagagcccaactcggggctcaaatctacaaacggtaagatcatgacctgagccaaaatcaagagttggatgctcaactgactgagccacccaggcacccctgattctttgtttgttttagagactgtttttgttgttcctgTTCATTAACactatttggaaaatacagttaaagcaaaaggaaaaattttaaatcacccacaataaggggcgcctgagtggctcagttgattgaacgtctgaattcagctcaggtcatgatctcacagtccatgagttcagcacccccatcgggctctgtgctgacagctcagagcctggagcctgcttccgattctgtgtctccctctctctgcccctccccgactcatgctctgtctctctgtctctctctctgaaaaataaacattttttaaaaatgttttttaaatcacccACAATGACACTACTGAAAATAAGCATCACTGAAATTTTGATGCCTCTCCTTCAAAATATTATCCTTACTGGGATataattcagtaaaatatttgtgttttattttaaaggttaatctagtgaaataaatatttgtttacaatTGTGTCTTTCAGATGACAATCTACCAGCTATAGGTGAGTTGATCAAAATTCTTTTATTAgagtttcttttgaaatttggCAATAAAATGTAAAGTCGTTGAATATTATGCTTCTTCTCCTGGTGAGAAActatatttttcatgaaaaactactattttatgtttttatatataagataaagtatggggcacctgagtggctcagtcagttaagggtccaactcttgatctcagctcaggccttgatctcaaggttgtgagtctgagccctgtgctgggatttgtgctgggcatgaagcctaccaaaaaaaaaaaaaaaaaaaaaaaaagatatagtacAATGTATGTTAAAAAATAGTTGAGGAGGAgtaccttagtggctcagtcaattaagcatctaactcttgatttccactcaggtcatgatcccacagttcatgggatggagccccaccttgcatcaggctctgtgctggtggctcagagcctgttaCTGGCCCAGAGccaacttgggattctgtctctcctctctccctgtgcccctctctctcaaaaaacacataaataaacttaaaaaaaattgttaaggaaATGGGCtgagatggagcctgcttaagattctctctccctctgcccttctctctcgctcgcatgctttctctctctctctaaaataaatgaaatgaaaaaaacctgTTGTAATagttaaggaaaaagaagaggaaagcaattataatattattgttaattttactgtttatatttttgagttttcatCCCATACAATTTCATaatgtgatttccttttttggaaaaatggagTCTTAAAGGATGTAATGAAATAGAGAATGCCTTTTGTCACCTAAAGATGAAGTACaaatgttttcttatctatttctATGCTCATCTTTGTTAATGCTTGCATGgtattataaagttttattttattttattttattttattttattttattttattttgttttgttttattttattttattttattttattttattttattttattttattttattttatattttttaagtaggcttcatgctcagcatggagcccaatacagggcttgaactcaagaccctgagatcaagacctgagctgagaacaagtgtcagacacttaactgactgaaccacccaggtgcccctaaagttgtattttatttttaaattcccttaGTGATTGGTACTTTTGGATTAATTTCTATTTGTGGAGCTATTATCAACCATGatgaaataaacattcttttgggctttttttaagtcttatttattcattttgagagagagagagaatgagcaggggaagggcagagagagagagagagagagagagaatcccaagcaggcttcatgctgtcagcacagagcccagtgtggggctcaatcccatgaaacatgagatcatgaccagagcagaaatcaagagtcagacgcttaactgagtgagccacccaggtgcccctgaaatggaCATTCTTAACCTCAATGTCATTCCCCCTGTCCAAAGCTCAGATGTGCCTATTGTGACCAGTACTAGTGAACATTGTGGGGATGATGGAATCTAACACATGTGACAttgcaaaaaggaaataatatataaaccagagaaaataacaagtacaattattttatatgaatgtGTACTTTATAGGAATGCCTAGGAAAACTAGGAAAGATTACTAGCTTCAAGAAGAGAGTGGCTGGATATAAGATAGATATACAGTAGTAAGTTGTTTTTCTCTATACTGGTGAGAATAAACTAGACACTGGTGGGAAAGGAAGTCATTCTATTTTACATCAATGACCAAAAGCACTTTGGAGTTATATCAGCAAGAAATCTCCAGGACTTAAAGTAAATGATGAAATCACATTGAAGAACACAAAGCGAGTTGTAAATAATAGAAGAATCATGCCATGTTTTTGACTGGAAAGCATAAGAATTGGGAAATAAATGTCagcttcaaattttctttttcagacacTATAACTCACTTTCCGGAAGTCAAAGGTATGTTGATCAGAAGATTTTTGCAATGAAAGttcatttccttataattttataaaaacagggaaagcaGTGGGGTTTTTCctgataacatttcttttttctcttttcataaaatttgatatAAGCAATttgtaaacagaaacaaaaacaagaaatagagtCACCCCGAACTTTACTGGCATCTTACTGGCACTACTCTTTAATTTCTgccaatataacagaaaataccCGATTTTAAGATTCAcagaggatggggcgcctgggtggcttggtcggttaagtgtccgacttcggctcaggtcatgatctcgcggtccatgagttcgagccccgcgtcgggctctgtgctgacagctcagagcctggagcctgtttcggattctgtgtctccctctctctgtccctcccctgttcatgctctgtctctctctgtctcaaaaataaataaacgttaaaaaaaattaaaaaaaaaagattcacagagGAAAAATGCCCAATAGTAATGAGGAATATTATACACAGAAAAGTGCTAGAGAAACATCTTGTATTATCAGATATTTAAACAAACCACAATTATTGCCATATAAATAGCATGGTGTCAGCCTAGAATGCATCAAATAATAAGCAATCTTTTCTGATGCTCCctggcttcatatttttttcttgttacccTGgaccatctattttatttttttaatctgttatttatttatttatttatttaagtgtggGCGGGAGCacatgggagaagggcagagggacagagagagagagagagagagagagagagagaatctcaagcaggctccacgcttagtacagagcctgacacggggctcaatcccatgaccctgggatcatgacctaagccaaaatcaagagtcagacactcaactgactgagccatcgaggcacACCAACTGCACCATCTGTTTTAAAGGAAGACAGGAATCATCTGTTTTAAAGTcaagtgttttaaaattgtataaatgCCTCCTGCTAATGAAAATCCGGGTAAAAGAGCACATTGGTAGGAAAGATGAGTCGCTATTGCCTTTTGAGAAAACAACTCCCAGCAGTGTTAACAATTCATGTGTGCTTTAACCTAATAATCTTGCTTTGGGGAGTCCATTCTGTAGAAACAGATGCTTCAATATGTAAGGATTTACATATATGAATGCTTGCCTCAGCTTCATATGCAGAGGATAAACAATCTGAATAAGGgaaatattgaataaatttgGCAAAATCCGTATCACAGACTCTGAATTGGCATTAGAAAGGAGCTAGAGCTACAAAGCTTTAAAAGGATACGTTGGATAACATTTTTGGCTTGAATCAATGGATGGATAGAGAATGACTGTCATTCATAAGGGCAAATATAAGCAAGCAAGAAAGATAGCGAGTTCAATTCTAGATAAAGTTCTGGAAGCTGTCTTAAATGGAGGCCAGGAGTTCTAAAAATAAGGGGGGGAGAGGATATGTTGAAAAGGATTTTTGTGATATGCTGAGTTAGAAACTCAGGTTATGGGGAcatctgtggctcagtcagttgagcatccgactcttgatttcaggtcaggtcatgatctcacggtttgtgagttcgagtcccgtattgggctctgtctgcactgagggtgcagagactgcttcagattctctgtctccctctctctctgcccctcctctactcgtgcatgtgctctctctctctctcaaaataaattatggaTATAAAGTGTGACTCATTTGGGGAGGGAGCAAAAAATCTGAGCATGTGTACccctacatatatattatgtatagttatatatatgttggatggatggatggacggatggagatatatatatatatatatatgcagaaaaatcCATATGTACATGCAGAAAAGTGTGGATAGAGATAAACCAGGctatatacagtgtgtgtgtgtgtgtgtgtgtgtgtgcgcacgcacgtatgtgagaaggtaaagaaaaaagacagaggggAAATTGTTTAACAGACAGGTCTCAAATTTATGTTTCTAACCTTAGTATAGACTTCTGGAACTAGGGTCAAATGCTAAGCAAACCACCAACAGTGTCTATACCGTGGAGAAAAGTGGGACACGGGGTAGGGGTTTCAACAGCTCTGCTACTACGTGACCCACCAGAACCTCAGGCAGGGGCTCTGATTCtggtgcaagcaagggaggatgAAAGTAATTTTGTAACATATCAACTAACACTCCCAGAGAGGGACGAAGGATCTTTGTTTTCTCTAGATGGCAAGTGCGTCTTTCCATTCCAGTACAGAGGTGGGATATTCTATGACTGCA from Panthera tigris isolate Pti1 chromosome E2, P.tigris_Pti1_mat1.1, whole genome shotgun sequence includes these protein-coding regions:
- the BSPH1 gene encoding binder of sperm protein homolog 1; this translates as MVLHVVFLLLWVCWLHSVFGQDYEGTITHIGYCGHNDHVPTATRPADKMPSEIRGTLIPETNQEKHDNLPAIDTITHFPEVKDGKCVFPFQYRGGIFYDCIKFKAKHKWCSLTKTYQGQWKYCSEEDFAKCVFPFWYRRLIYRECTEDGDAFGRKWCSLTQNYNKDKVWKYCD